Proteins encoded in a region of the Labeo rohita strain BAU-BD-2019 chromosome 22, IGBB_LRoh.1.0, whole genome shotgun sequence genome:
- the LOC127153244 gene encoding protein shisa-4 has protein sequence MASTLAVLLLLSACLFRGTVGDDDCRDYRDRSGNYRPSNSCVFLEHCCGTCDNRCCCSNLHNKLSENDQDICSFDSGAATGKHVAAVRKRRTSNLEHGANIIKSSADMVTGGAAIVTGGILIAKIAAAIGVAVVGFVIITVLLICCFHSRCYFYKLCRRLRPGVGMQITTVTNMQNIQQQPAVQAVQYPQYKPVPTQPGYGGQPMQMGPFQGQQYAPGPPPSYQVASGVGTQVMNMQCIQQRPAMQVVQHPQCQPVPTQPGCGGQPMQMGPYQGQQYAPGPPPSYQMARKNT, from the exons GTGATGATGATTGTCGGGACTACCGCGACAGGAGTGGGAACTACAGGCCCTCGAATAGCTGCGTTTTTTTGGAGCACTGCTGTGGAACCTGCGATAACAGATGCTGCTGCTCGAATCTACATAATAAGTTATCTGAGAATGATCAAGATATCTGCAGTTT TGACAGTGGTGCTGCCACTGGCAAACATGTTGCTGCTGTTCGCAAACGTCGCACTTCCAATCTCGAACATGGTGCTAACATTATTAAGAGTAGTGCTGACATGGTCACCGGTGGTGCTGCCATTGTCACCGGTGGTATTCTCATTGCCAAAATTGCTGCTGCCATTGGCGTGGCAGTAGTGGGTTTTGTGATCATCACTGTACTCCTCATCTGCTGCTTCCACTCCCGCTGCTATTTCTATAAATTGTGTAGACGACTCAGAC CTGGGGTTGGAATGCAAATAACCACAGTCACGAATATGCAAAACATTCAGCAGCAGCCTGCAGTGCAGGCGGTCCAGTACCCACAATACAAACCAGTGCCGACTCAACCAGGTTACGGTGGTCAGCCAATGCAGATGGGACCATTTCAGGGACAGCAATATGCACCAGGACCCCCACCCTCATATCAAGTGGCCT CTGGGGTAGGAACGCAAGTCATGAATATGCAATGCATTCAGCAGCGGCCTGCAATGCAGGTGGTACAGCACCCACAATGCCAACCAGTGCCGACTCAACCGGGTTGTGGTGGTCAGCCAATGCAGATGGGACCATATCAGGGACAGCAATATGCACCAGGACCCCCACCCTCATATCAAATGGCCCGTAAGAACACCTAG